In Janthinobacterium sp. 67, a genomic segment contains:
- a CDS encoding MFS transporter: protein MSTPPKKNSPGTVLFASLIGTTIEFFDFYIYATAAVLVFPKLFFPAGDPSAAVLQSLATFAIAFFARPIGSAVFGHFGDRIGRKATLVAALLTMGISTVIIGLLPTYAAIGTLAPLLLALCRFGQGLGLGGEWGGAVLLATENAPPGKRAWYGMFPQLGAPIGFFLSGGIFLLLSETMTDEQFFSYGWRIPFLASALLVIVGLYVRLKITETPDFQKVIDKNEVVKLPVATVFRQHGRMLFLGTIIALATFVLFYLMTVFALSWGTTKLGFTRKEFLVVQLFAVLFFALTIPFSAVLADRRGRRATLIWVSVAIAIFGLVLAPMFGSGVTWEVTVFMAVGLGLMGMTYGPLGTMLSELFPPEVRYTGASLTFNLAGILGASLAPYIATWLATNYGLQYVGYYLSLAAVLTLGALLMVGKPRTGKEAWE from the coding sequence ATGAGCACCCCCCCCAAGAAAAATTCCCCCGGCACGGTGCTGTTCGCCAGCCTGATCGGCACCACCATCGAGTTCTTCGACTTTTATATCTACGCCACCGCCGCCGTGCTGGTGTTCCCGAAACTGTTCTTCCCCGCCGGCGACCCGTCGGCCGCCGTGCTGCAGTCGCTGGCCACGTTCGCCATCGCCTTCTTCGCCCGCCCCATCGGTTCGGCCGTGTTCGGCCACTTCGGCGACCGCATCGGCCGCAAGGCGACCCTCGTGGCAGCCTTGCTGACCATGGGTATTTCCACCGTCATCATCGGCTTGCTGCCGACGTATGCCGCCATCGGCACCCTGGCGCCGCTGCTGCTGGCGCTGTGCCGTTTCGGCCAGGGCCTGGGCCTGGGCGGCGAGTGGGGCGGCGCGGTGCTGCTGGCAACCGAGAACGCGCCACCGGGCAAACGCGCCTGGTACGGCATGTTCCCGCAGCTGGGCGCGCCGATCGGCTTCTTCCTGTCGGGCGGCATCTTCCTGCTGCTGAGCGAAACCATGACCGATGAGCAGTTCTTCAGCTACGGCTGGCGCATCCCGTTCCTGGCCAGCGCGCTGCTGGTCATCGTCGGCCTGTACGTGCGTCTGAAGATCACGGAAACGCCGGACTTCCAGAAAGTCATCGACAAGAACGAAGTCGTCAAGCTGCCCGTCGCCACCGTGTTCCGCCAGCATGGCCGCATGCTGTTCCTGGGCACCATCATCGCCCTGGCCACCTTCGTGCTGTTCTACCTGATGACGGTGTTTGCGCTGAGCTGGGGCACGACCAAGCTGGGCTTCACGCGCAAGGAATTCCTCGTCGTGCAGCTGTTTGCCGTGCTGTTCTTTGCCCTGACGATTCCATTCTCGGCCGTGCTGGCTGACCGCCGTGGCCGCCGCGCCACCCTGATCTGGGTCTCCGTCGCCATCGCCATCTTCGGCCTCGTGCTCGCGCCGATGTTCGGCTCGGGCGTGACGTGGGAAGTGACCGTCTTCATGGCCGTCGGCCTGGGCCTGATGGGCATGACCTACGGACCGCTGGGCACGATGTTGTCCGAGCTGTTCCCGCCCGAAGTGCGCTATACGGGCGCTTCGCTGACGTTCAACCTGGCGGGCATCCTCGGTGCCTCGCTGGCGCCGTACATCGCCACCTGGCTGGCGACCAACTACGGCCTGCAATACGTGGGCTACTACCTGTCGCTGGCGGCCGTGCTGACCCTGGGCGCGCTGCTGATGGTGGGCAAGCCACGCACGGGCAAGGAAGCGTGGGAATAA
- a CDS encoding MFS family transporter, translating into MTSHDTPHDVAQLTSRQRIKAIIGASSGNLVEWFDFYIYSFCALYFSHAFFPSGNPTTQLLQTAGIFAAGFLMRPVGGWLFGRIADKYGRRQSMMISVLMMCGGSLMIAVMPTYDTIGAFAPFLLLVARLFQGLSVGGEYGTSATYMSEVSESGKRGFFASFQYVTLIGGQLLALLVLVVLQQLLTLEELRAWGWRIPFVFGALAALVSLNLRKSLTETTTASERKDKDAGSLRGLLKHKRAFITVLGFTAGGSLVFYTFTTYMQKYLVNTAGMDTKTASAVMTCALLVYMILQPVFGALSDRIGRRTSMLFFGGLATLCVLPIMHALKDVTSPYAAFGLIIIALAIISFYTSISGLIKAEMFPVEVRALGVGLSYAVANAMFGGSAEYVALQFKAWHVEEYFYWYVTVMCLISFIVAIRMPDPSRSGLLK; encoded by the coding sequence ATGACATCCCACGATACTCCGCATGACGTTGCGCAGCTGACTTCCCGGCAGCGCATCAAGGCCATCATTGGCGCTTCCTCCGGTAACCTGGTCGAATGGTTCGACTTCTACATTTACTCGTTCTGCGCGCTGTACTTCTCGCACGCCTTTTTCCCTTCCGGTAACCCGACGACGCAGCTGCTGCAGACGGCCGGCATCTTCGCCGCCGGCTTCCTCATGCGCCCCGTGGGCGGCTGGCTGTTCGGCCGCATCGCCGACAAATACGGCCGCCGCCAGTCGATGATGATTTCCGTGCTGATGATGTGCGGCGGCTCCCTGATGATCGCCGTCATGCCGACCTACGACACCATCGGCGCCTTCGCACCGTTCCTGCTGCTCGTGGCGCGATTGTTCCAGGGCCTGTCCGTGGGCGGCGAATACGGCACCAGCGCCACCTACATGAGCGAAGTGTCGGAGTCGGGCAAGCGCGGCTTCTTCGCTTCGTTCCAGTACGTGACCCTGATCGGCGGCCAGTTGCTGGCCTTGCTGGTGCTGGTGGTCTTGCAGCAACTGTTGACCCTGGAAGAATTGCGTGCCTGGGGCTGGCGCATCCCGTTCGTGTTTGGCGCCCTGGCGGCCCTCGTCTCGCTGAACCTGCGTAAATCGCTGACGGAAACGACCACTGCCAGCGAGCGCAAGGACAAGGATGCGGGCAGCCTGCGCGGCTTGCTCAAGCACAAGCGCGCCTTCATCACCGTGCTCGGATTTACGGCCGGCGGCTCGCTCGTGTTCTACACGTTTACGACCTATATGCAGAAATACCTGGTCAACACGGCCGGCATGGATACCAAGACGGCCAGCGCCGTCATGACCTGCGCTCTGCTCGTGTACATGATTCTGCAACCGGTGTTCGGCGCCCTGTCCGACCGCATCGGCCGCCGTACCTCGATGCTGTTCTTCGGCGGCCTGGCCACCCTGTGCGTGCTGCCGATCATGCATGCCTTGAAAGACGTCACCAGCCCGTACGCGGCGTTTGGCCTGATCATCATCGCCTTGGCCATCATCAGCTTCTATACGTCGATCAGCGGCTTGATCAAGGCGGAAATGTTCCCTGTCGAAGTGCGCGCGCTGGGCGTGGGCCTGTCGTATGCGGTCGCCAACGCCATGTTCGGCGGTTCGGCCGAATACGTGGCGCTGCAGTTCAAGGCCTGGCACGTGGAAGAGTATTTCTACTGGTACGTGACCGTCATGTGCCTGATTTCCTTCATCGTCGCCATCCGCATGCCGGACCCGAGCCGCTCGGGACTGCTGAAGTAA
- a CDS encoding thioredoxin family protein produces the protein MHDTYCVAQPTRAEIDALTGPALLEFGTGWCGHCRATQAPLAAAFAQHPGVPHIRVEDGPGRALGRSFKVKLWPTLVFLKDGQEVARLVRPLDSREIEQAFALIDA, from the coding sequence ATGCACGACACGTATTGCGTAGCACAACCGACGCGCGCCGAGATCGACGCCTTGACGGGCCCGGCCCTGCTGGAGTTTGGCACGGGCTGGTGCGGCCACTGTCGCGCCACCCAGGCGCCGCTGGCCGCCGCGTTTGCGCAGCACCCCGGCGTGCCGCATATCCGCGTGGAAGACGGCCCCGGCCGCGCCTTGGGGCGTTCGTTCAAGGTGAAACTGTGGCCGACCCTGGTTTTTTTGAAAGATGGCCAGGAAGTGGCGCGCCTCGTGCGCCCGCTCGACAGTCGCGAGATCGAGCAGGCTTTTGCATTGATTGATGCGTAG
- a CDS encoding fumarylacetoacetate hydrolase family protein encodes MSYVIAAPIQPSVPVIGSADSFPVHRIYCVGRNYVDHAKEMGHTGREAPFFFMKPNDAVLPVPAGTTGELPYPAQTQDFQHEMELVVAIGKGGSDIGVADALSHVWGYAIGLDMTRRDVQGAAKKLGRPWDTGKAFEHSAPIGPITPAAQAGDVNHAAITLHVNGELRQASTIDMLIWNVAETIADLSTYFTLQPGDLIYTGTPAGVAAVQRGDELVGAIDGLGTLRVKVV; translated from the coding sequence ATGTCGTATGTCATTGCCGCACCGATCCAGCCCAGCGTTCCCGTCATCGGCAGCGCCGACAGCTTTCCCGTCCACCGCATCTATTGCGTGGGCCGCAACTATGTCGACCACGCCAAGGAAATGGGCCACACGGGCCGCGAGGCGCCGTTCTTCTTCATGAAACCAAACGATGCCGTTCTGCCCGTGCCTGCCGGCACGACGGGCGAACTGCCGTATCCCGCGCAGACGCAGGATTTCCAGCACGAGATGGAACTGGTGGTGGCCATCGGCAAGGGCGGCAGCGACATCGGCGTAGCTGATGCGCTGAGTCACGTGTGGGGTTATGCGATCGGCCTGGACATGACGCGCCGCGACGTGCAGGGCGCGGCGAAAAAGCTGGGCCGTCCGTGGGATACGGGCAAGGCCTTCGAGCACTCGGCGCCCATCGGCCCCATCACCCCGGCCGCGCAGGCGGGCGACGTCAACCATGCCGCCATCACCCTGCACGTGAACGGCGAGTTGCGCCAGGCCAGCACCATCGACATGCTGATCTGGAACGTGGCCGAAACCATTGCCGATCTGTCCACTTACTTTACCTTGCAACCGGGCGACCTGATCTACACGGGCACGCCGGCCGGCGTGGCGGCCGTGCAGCGCGGCGACGAGCTGGTGGGCGCCATCGATGGCCTGGGCACTTTGCGCGTGAAAGTGGTCTAA
- a CDS encoding ABC transporter substrate-binding protein has translation MKMRNVAIAISLALPMTAMAAEERLSVLCSADMEWCQLMKNRFEAESKIKVSMIRKSAGEAYAKIRAEASNPKSDIWWGGTGDPHLQAAAEGYTEEYKSPTLPKLQPWALKQAETAKYRTVGIYIGILGLAYNENVLKKKNLPPPQCWKDLVKPAYKGEIEMANPNSSGAAYNALATVVQLMGEEEAFDFLAKMGQNVSKYPNAGVAPGEDVGRGEAGVAIGFMHDLMKLTVAGFPVKVLPPCEGTGYEIGSMSIVKGAKNMEQAKKFYEFALRPDVQSEAVKALAFQIPSNTAATIPAASPRLENIKTINYDFAKYGASDTRKRLLQRWTTQIYSAGN, from the coding sequence ATGAAGATGCGCAATGTTGCGATTGCTATAAGCCTGGCCCTGCCGATGACGGCCATGGCCGCCGAGGAACGCCTGTCCGTGCTGTGTTCGGCCGACATGGAATGGTGTCAGCTGATGAAGAACCGCTTCGAGGCGGAAAGCAAGATCAAGGTATCGATGATCAGGAAGAGCGCGGGTGAAGCCTACGCGAAGATCCGCGCCGAAGCGTCGAACCCGAAATCGGACATCTGGTGGGGCGGCACGGGCGATCCGCACCTGCAAGCGGCCGCCGAAGGCTATACGGAAGAATACAAGTCGCCCACCCTGCCCAAGCTGCAGCCGTGGGCGCTCAAGCAGGCCGAGACGGCCAAGTACCGCACCGTCGGCATCTACATCGGCATCCTGGGCCTGGCCTACAACGAAAACGTGCTGAAGAAGAAAAACCTGCCGCCGCCCCAATGCTGGAAAGACCTCGTCAAGCCCGCCTACAAGGGCGAGATCGAGATGGCCAACCCGAACTCCTCGGGCGCCGCCTACAACGCGCTGGCCACCGTGGTGCAGCTGATGGGGGAAGAGGAAGCGTTCGATTTCCTTGCCAAGATGGGCCAGAACGTCAGCAAGTATCCGAACGCGGGCGTGGCGCCCGGCGAGGACGTGGGCCGCGGCGAAGCGGGCGTGGCCATCGGCTTCATGCATGACCTGATGAAACTCACCGTGGCCGGCTTTCCCGTGAAAGTCTTGCCGCCCTGCGAAGGCACGGGTTACGAGATCGGCTCGATGAGCATCGTCAAGGGCGCGAAAAACATGGAGCAGGCGAAAAAATTCTATGAATTCGCGCTGCGTCCCGACGTGCAGAGCGAAGCCGTCAAAGCGCTGGCCTTCCAGATTCCGTCGAACACGGCCGCCACGATTCCCGCCGCCTCGCCGCGCCTGGAAAACATCAAGACCATCAACTACGACTTCGCCAAGTATGGCGCCTCGGACACGCGCAAGCGCCTGCTGCAACGGTGGACCACGCAGATCTACTCGGCCGGCAATTAA